Proteins encoded by one window of Trichoplusia ni isolate ovarian cell line Hi5 unplaced genomic scaffold, tn1 tig00004187, whole genome shotgun sequence:
- the LOC113508237 gene encoding nucleolar protein dao-5-like — protein sequence MSHLGGLLLDLPRLQGALAGDDDPIPHTRGNPMESTFKKPNEEGKEVEEGRKTRSTSRPSLAEDLVARSPRVVLERIASPQETECHSRDSSSGRSDRKRPRRDASDDRMSVGAYAASDCDSEVSIASSTRSRGCVTHGRYVGLHRQREEYRRLAVESALPSDTLKEKEAEEKLKRDERAAVRDLLSSGLQPLDPSSAKAKIEDSLMAILEVARTSKNIKGCLIKRLKDAVEDIQGGIRALTGPTAEKLMAENARLSREVKELRDQVKSVQIQTAPAALDFEAMQRAIMVSVGTMMDAKLAGMSSRLPPEPVLRPPLAADRRRAEAEASGRGPKPAYNQVLKAAPAPKPAPKTAPRSAPKPVPKPAPRLAPKPTPTPDPKPAKGKAKTVAQPAPALVPAPEEAPVASTSEAVDEGWTTVSKKKKPPKPKAPERPKAQPERRKEAPPQKKKGGPKAVSGKQRRKRAQRQRRLARTAAVVLTITPEAEKDGLTYATVLTKARAGVDLNAMGIDMAVDPIRIRKAQTGARVLELPKNVGQEAADEMAKKLEAIYAGDVRVTRPVRCAELRVSNLDDSVTREEILGVAARQSQCAPDRLKVGDLRPSPGQKFSAVLKCPLEAVPRLVTTKTQKFLVGWSSATVVQMEARPMKCYRCLALGHTRPVCMCPADRSGLCYRCAMPGHKAAVCKEPARCAICAELGRGAAHQMGSRGCAPPALIKKQMAALGKVPNAATSSRAQPCEEERMDDQ from the coding sequence ATGTCGCACCTCGGAGGGTTACTCTtagaccttccccggctacagggggcactggccggggacgacgacccaatcccccatactcgtgggaATCCAATGgaatctacatttaaaaaacccAATGAAGAAGGAAAGGAGGTCGAAGAAGGGAGGAAGACTCGGTCTACTAGTAGACCGAGTCTAGCTGAAGATTTGGTGGCGAGGTCGCCTCGGGTGGTGCTTGAGCGCATCGCCTCGCCCCAGGAGACGGAGTGTCACTCACGTGACAGCTCCTCAGGAAGGTCGGACCGAAAGCGTCCCAGACGGGATGCTTCGGACGACAGGATGTCCGTGGGGGCGTACGCCGCTTCGGACTGTGACAGCGAGGTGTCCATAGCCTCGTCGACACGGTCCCGCGGCTGCGTCACCCACGGGCGATATGTCGGCCTGCACAGGCAGAGAGAAGAGTATCGGCGGCTCGCCGTGGAGTCAGCGTTGCCGTCCGATACGCTTAAAGAAAAGGAGGCCGAAGAAAAACTGAAGAGGGATGAGAGGGCGGCGGTCCGGGATCTGCTGAGTTCTGGACTCCAGCCGCTTGACCCCTCTTCAGCAAAGGCCAAAATTGAGGACAGCCTGATGGCGATCTTGGAGGTGGCGCGCACCTCCAAGAATATAAAGGGCTGCCTCATAAAACGGCTCAAAGATGCGGTGGAAGATATTCAGGGCGGAATCCGTGCCCTGACAGGTCCCACCGCAGAAAAACTAATGGCCGAGAATGCTCGCCTCAGCAGGGAGGTCAAGGAGCTCCGGGACCAAGTTAAGTCTGTCCAGATTCAGACAGCCCCGGCAGCCCTCGACTTTGAGGCGATGCAGCGCGCCATCATGGTGTCCGTAGGGACCATGATGGACGCCAAACTGGCTGGGATGTCGAGTCGACTCCCGCCAGAGCCAGTTCTGCGTCCGCCTCTAGCGGCGGACAGGAGACGAGCGGAGGCGGAGGCGTCGGGCCGTGGCCCCAAACCCGCCTACAACCAGGTGCTGAAGGCAGCCCCGGCCCCAAAGCCGGCGCCGAAAACAGCACCTAGGTCGGCGCCGAAACCGGTGCCGAAGCCGGCGCCGAGACTGGCgccgaagccgaccccaacgccgGATCCTAAACCGGCGAAGGGGAAGGCTAAGACGGTCGCGCAACCGGCGCCAGCTCTGGTCCCGGCGCCGGAAGAGGCGCCGGTTGCGAGCACATCCGAGGCCGTGGACGAAGGGTGGACCACGGTCTCCAAGAAAAAGAAACCGCCGAAGCCGAAGGCGCCGGAGCGCCCCAAGGCTCAGCCCGAGAGGAGGAAGGAAGCCCCTCCTCAAAAGAAGAAGGGGGGCCCGAAGGCTGTCTCTGGAAAACAGCGGCGCAAGCGTGCGCAGCGCCAGAGACGCCTCGCTCGCACCGCCGCTGTGGTGTTAACCATAACACCAGAGGCGGAGAAGGACGGCCTCACCTACGCCACGGTGCTCACCAAGGCGAGGGCTGGGGTCGACCTAAATGCGATGGGGATCGACATGGCGGTCGATCCCATCCGCATTCGGAAGGCGCAGACCGGGGCTCGGGTGCTGGAGCTCCCAAAGAATGTCGGTCAGGAGGCGGCTGATGAGATGGCCAAGAAACTCGAGGCCATCTACGCCGGTGACGTCAGGGTCACCAGACCCGTCAGGTGTGCGGAGCTCCGGGTGTCAAACCTGGATGACTCCGTCACCAGGGAGGAGATCCTAGGCGTCGCCGCGCGGCAAAGCCAGTGCGCGCCTGACCGACTGAAGGTTGGAGACCTGAGGCCTAGCCCCGGTCAGAAATTCAGCGCGGTGCTGAAATGCCCGCTGGAGGCGGTACCGAGGCTGGTGACCACCAAGACCCAAAAATTCTTGGTGGGTTGGAGCTCGGCGACGGTCGTGCAGATGGAAGCACGGCCGATGAAGTGTTACCGCTGCCTAGCACTCGGCCACACAAGGCCGGTGTGCATGTGCCCCGCGGACCGCAGCGGTttatgttaccgctgcgcgatgcccgggcacaaggcagCGGTGTGCAAAGAGCCGGCCAGGTGCGCgatatgcgccgagctcggtCGCGGTGCCGCCCACCAaatgggcagccggggatgtgctcccccggccCTTATCAAGAAGCAAATGGCCGCAttggggaaagtgcccaatgCGGCCACATCATCACGGGCGCaaccctgtgaggaggaacggatggacgaccagtaa